The proteins below come from a single Chrysoperla carnea chromosome 1, inChrCarn1.1, whole genome shotgun sequence genomic window:
- the LOC123305065 gene encoding mycosubtilin synthase subunit C, producing MGSLQYYSILKGENRPFTSQQLYRIFEKVADEVCPETVAVTFEDDSQRNNTNITYKQLNYLSNQLARGIVECVASVGGKSNGDGDYIVSVCMSPSDKLIITLLAIWKAGCSYLPLDPTFPKNRIEHILNESKPVLVIYDNTPDIDQSAFENAFSLNYDDLCNKCEKNHGSNLHENEQFHHEKDDLGIVLYTSGSTGVPKGVRLPFSIMLNRLQWQWHKFPYSYTEKYCIFKTALTFVDSVCEIWGPLLNGLTIVVVPKYITKDPVKLVALMERYQIERLVLVPSLLRSLILYLSLEKQVNPLKSLKIWICSGESLPVQLAEEFFKYFKGQRVLCNFYGSTEIMGDVTYHTVTDASELQGFDKVPIGIPLDNTIVYLLDNEMKPVSTGNVGELYVSGFNVAAGYVNGRDPDKFINNSLVLDIAHCRLYKTGDYARIVKGVLQYEGRTDSQVKVRGHRVDLAEVEKAVAATPYVEKAVCLCYKPGEIDQALVAFVTLQKDAQHITGLKIEDYLQQKLTSYMIPQVIVLENIPLLVNGKTDRQTLLKMYANTNNNGDNEIQIDIDYTDVPEDKMEAAKVLFETVGSVIGHSTRLTLNLKSNFYQLGGNSLNSIYTVTKLRDQGYIIAITDFIRAANMNEILYKMVKDTSNNGDDTNLNEIPNDYQFKMLRNEHQNDVCKMIATSFYEKADLEQWIKQDISIDDYGKLIHKAWDALIEKDLSFVVCDKNDELIGVALNFDAHDEPEIEINSRIAVILEFLEFIEAPVRDNLLPPGKGSILHCFMMATKDTISSQENVLLMQAMEAEMLRLAKRKQFLGILTTNTSPLTQQLGKDVYGYKIMNDYQVNQFVANDKSRPFAEAPDSQRAMVSWKEV from the exons atggGGTCGTTACAAtattattccattttaaaagGTGAAAATCGACCTTTTACAAGCCAACAGTTATAtcgtatttttgaaaaagttgctGATGAAGTATGCCCCGAAACTGTAGCAGTTACATTTGAAG ATGATTCCCAAAGAAACAATACCAACATCACatacaaacaattaaattatttatcaaatcaaTTAGCCCGTGGTATTGTTGAATGTGTCGCAAGTGTTGGTGGCAAATCAAACGGCGATGGTGATTATATTGTTTCGGTCTGCATGTCACCAtctgataaattaattattacattattggCAATATGGAAAGCTGGCTGTTCGTATTTACCATTAGACCCAACATTTCCAAAAAATCGTATCGAACACATTTTGAATGAATCCAAACCAGTATTAGTGATTTACGATAATACACCAGATATAG atcAATCTGCTTTTGAGAATGCATTTTCATTAAACTACGACGATCTATgcaataaatgtgaaaaaaatcatGGATCGAATTTACATGAAAACGAACAATTTCATCATGAAAAAGATGATCTTGGCATTGTTTTATATACATCTGGAAGTACTGGAGTTCCCAAag gtgtCCGATTACCATTTTCAATAATGTTAAATCGTTTACAATGGCAATGGCACAAATTTCCATATTcttatacagaaaaatattgcattttcaaAACAGCTTTAACATTCGTTGATTCAGTGTGTGAAATTTGGGGTCCTTTATTAAATGGACTAACTATTGTTGTTGTTCCAAAATACATTACCAAAGATCCAGTAAAACTTGTTGCACTTATGGAACGATACCAG ATTGAACGATTGGTATTGGTACCATCATTGCTCCGATcattaattctatatttaagcttagaaaaacaagtgaatccattgaaatcattaaaaatttggatatgttctGGTGAATCATTACCTGTACAATTGGCtgaagaatttttcaaatatttcaaaggtCAACGAGTATTATGTAACTTTTATGGCAGTACAGAAATTATGGGTGATGTTACTTATCACACTGTGACCGATGCTAGTGAATTACAAGGATTTGATAAAGTTCCAATTGGTATACCTTTGGATAATACGATTGTCTATTTATTAGATAACGAAATGAAACCGGTGTCAACTGGTAATGTTGGTGAATTATATGTATCTGGGTTTAATGTTGCTGCTGGATACGTTAATGGACGTGATcctgataaatttattaataattcactAGTTTTGGATATTG cacATTGTCGGTTATATAAAACTGGGGATTATGCACGAATTGTAAAGGGCGTTTTACAATATGAAGGACGTACTGATTCACAAGTAAAAGTACGTGGACATCGTGTTGATTTAGCTGAAGTAGAAAAAGCTGTAGCTGCTACACCATACGTAGAAAAAGCTGTTTGTTTATGTTATAAACCTGGTGAAATTGATCAGGCACTTGTAGCATTTGTTACACTACAGAAGGATGCACAACATATTACTGgattaaaaattgaagattatttacaacaaaaattaacatcttACATGATTCCACAg gtaattgttttggaaaatatacCTTTATTAGTAAATGGAAAGACTGATCGACaaactttattgaaaatgtatGCAAATACAAACAATAATGGTGATAATGAAATACAAATAGATATTGATTATACTGATGTACCTGAAGATAAAATGGAAGCAGCAAAAGTATTATTTGAAACTGTTGGTTCTGTGATTGGCCATTCCACACGtctaacattaaatttaaaatcaaatttctatCAACTTGGCGGAAATTCGTTGAATTCTATTTATACAGTTACAAAGTTGCGCGATCAAGGGTATATAATcg ccatAACCGATTTTATTCGTGCTGCtaatatgaatgaaattttatacaaaatggtTAAAGACACGTCAAATAATGGTGATGATacgaatttaaatgaaatacccaatgattatcaatttaaaatgctaCGTAACGAACACCAAAATGATGTTTGCAAAATGATTGCCacaagtttttatgaaaaagctGATTTAGAACAATGGATTAAACAGGATATATCAATCGATGATTACggtaaattaattcataaagcaTGGGATGCGCTAATTGAAAAAGATTTAAGTTTTGTTGTCTGTGATAAGAATGATGAATTAATTGGTGTAGCGTTAAATTTCGACGCACACGATGAACCGGAAATAGAAATTAATTCGAGAATAGCtgttattttggaatttttagaaTTCATTGAAGCACCAGTAAG ggATAATTTGTTACCACCTGGAAAAGGTTCTATTTTACATTGTTTTATGATGGCAACAAAAGATACAATTTCATCACAAGAAAATGTTTTGCTTATGCAAGCTATGGAAGCGGAAATGTTACGTTTAGCAAAACGAAAACAGTTTTTGGGAATTTTAACGACGAATACATCACCCTTAACACAG cAATTGGGCAAAGACGTTTATGGATACAAAATTATGAATGATTATCAAGTAAATCAATTTGTTGCTAACGATAAATCAAGACCATTCGCTGAAGCACCTGATTCTCAAAGGGCGATGGTCTCATGGAAAGaagtttaa
- the LOC123303526 gene encoding general odorant-binding protein 72-like isoform X1, with protein sequence MTDRPKAMFLICLIIVNNLYYTFALTEAQMASTAKLMRKMCQPKTKVTDEQIDNFHKGVFDDDKKMMCYMNCILETMKIIKSGKLDMGAVEQQIPTLPKKYQESTRKSMDECINKVTGEKCEPAYNFAKCIYLSNPEMYFLP encoded by the exons ATGACTGATCGACCTAAAGCAATGTTTTTAATCTGTttgattattgttaataatctttattataCATTTGCA ttaACTGAAGCACAAATGGCTTCAACAGCCaaattaatgagaaaaatgtGTCAACCAAAAACTAAAGTAACTGACG aacAAATTGACAATTTTCATAAAGGCGTTTTTGATGACGATAAAAAAatgatg tgtTATATGAATTGTATTTTGGAAACGATGAAAATT attaaaagtGGAAAATTAGATATGGGCGCAGTCGAACAACAGATACCAacattaccaaaaaaatatcaagagtcAACGAGAAAATCAATGGATGAGTGTATAAATAAAG TTACTGGAGAAAAATGCGAACCCGCTTATAATTTTGCTAAATGCATTTATTTGAGCAATCCGGag aTGTACTTTTTGCCATAA
- the LOC123303526 gene encoding general odorant-binding protein 72-like isoform X2, translated as MTDRPKAMFLICLIIVNNLYYTFALTEAQMASTAKLMRKMCQPKTKVTDEQIDNFHKGVFDDDKKMMCYMNCILETMKIIPTLPKKYQESTRKSMDECINKVTGEKCEPAYNFAKCIYLSNPEMYFLP; from the exons ATGACTGATCGACCTAAAGCAATGTTTTTAATCTGTttgattattgttaataatctttattataCATTTGCA ttaACTGAAGCACAAATGGCTTCAACAGCCaaattaatgagaaaaatgtGTCAACCAAAAACTAAAGTAACTGACG aacAAATTGACAATTTTCATAAAGGCGTTTTTGATGACGATAAAAAAatgatg tgtTATATGAATTGTATTTTGGAAACGATGAAAATT ATACCAacattaccaaaaaaatatcaagagtcAACGAGAAAATCAATGGATGAGTGTATAAATAAAG TTACTGGAGAAAAATGCGAACCCGCTTATAATTTTGCTAAATGCATTTATTTGAGCAATCCGGag aTGTACTTTTTGCCATAA
- the LOC123303526 gene encoding general odorant-binding protein 72-like isoform X3, translating to MTDRPKAMFLICLIIVNNLYYTFALTEAQMASTAKLMRKMCQPKTKVTDEQIDNFHKGVFDDDKKMMCYMNCILETMKIIKSGKLDMGAVEQQIPTLPKKYQESTRKSMDECINKGKIQF from the exons ATGACTGATCGACCTAAAGCAATGTTTTTAATCTGTttgattattgttaataatctttattataCATTTGCA ttaACTGAAGCACAAATGGCTTCAACAGCCaaattaatgagaaaaatgtGTCAACCAAAAACTAAAGTAACTGACG aacAAATTGACAATTTTCATAAAGGCGTTTTTGATGACGATAAAAAAatgatg tgtTATATGAATTGTATTTTGGAAACGATGAAAATT attaaaagtGGAAAATTAGATATGGGCGCAGTCGAACAACAGATACCAacattaccaaaaaaatatcaagagtcAACGAGAAAATCAATGGATGAGTGTATAAATAAAGGTAAAATCCAATTTTAA
- the LOC123303510 gene encoding general odorant-binding protein 72-like, which produces MIDKMSYRPEVVLFICLITVTNFYYTFALTEAQMASTAKLIRKMCQPKSKATDEQIDNFHKGVFDNDKKMMCYMNCIMETMKIMKNGKLDVNAAEQQLPTLPKKYQEPTKKSMDECKNSATGEKCEPAYNVCKCLYLSNPELYYLP; this is translated from the exons ATGATTGACAAGATGTCTTATCGACCTGAAGTAGTGCTTTTTATATGTCTAATAACTGtaaccaatttttattatacatttgcA ttaactgAAGCACAAATGGCTTCGACAgctaaattaataagaaaaatgtgCCAACCAAAAAGTAAAGCAACTGACg aacaaattgataattttcataaGGGAGTTTTCGATAACGATAAAAAAATGatg tgtTATATGAATTGTATAATGGAAACGATGAAAATT atgaaaAATGGTAAACTAGATGTGAACGCTGCAGAACAACAATTGCCAacattaccaaaaaaatatcaagaaccAACGAAAAAGTCTATGGACGAATGTAAAAATTCAG CAACTGGAGAAAAGTGCGAACCAGCATACAATGTTTGTAAATGCCTTTATTTGAGCAATCCAgag ttgtaCTATTTACCATGA